The following are from one region of the Candidatus Acidulodesulfobacterium ferriphilum genome:
- a CDS encoding sulfurtransferase TusA family protein, with the protein MAVSPNKTLDASGLSCPLPIVKTKKEIDTMSSGQVLEIISTDPGSKNDMTAWCKRTGNELLESMEEGGKFKFYVKKS; encoded by the coding sequence ATGGCAGTATCCCCCAACAAAACTCTTGACGCAAGCGGTTTATCGTGCCCATTGCCGATTGTTAAGACCAAAAAAGAAATCGACACGATGAGTTCAGGACAGGTTTTGGAGATAATCTCAACCGATCCCGGTTCTAAAAACGATATGACGGCCTGGTGCAAAAGAACCGGCAACGAACTTTTAGAATCGATGGAAGAGGGCGGAAAATTTAAGTTTTATGTCAAAAAATCTTGA
- a CDS encoding helix-turn-helix domain-containing protein, translated as METIGEYFKLKREESGLTYGKISEITKIRPQYIETIEKNDFSLFSSPQILKGYIKLIGKTVGADEEYAFSLLEPQLKEGFKDKNVEDILGMRFKEEKQISYKFKKRIIITITAAIVIIILSFASMKVFEFFKFKHRGLAVTSFRLSPKIAPGRHLKKRKKSILKYAVILKGSVTKKTWVAVRIDDKGQKTYMLYPGDVETWKAKKDMRIKIGNAGGIRLNYNGKSLGKLGKEKEVITLNFPAKSKEVNPANPNPKKQKTSPASG; from the coding sequence ATGGAAACGATAGGGGAATATTTTAAATTAAAAAGGGAAGAAAGCGGGTTGACTTACGGCAAAATTTCCGAAATAACAAAAATAAGACCCCAGTATATCGAAACTATCGAGAAAAATGATTTTTCTTTATTTTCTTCGCCGCAAATATTAAAAGGGTATATTAAATTAATAGGCAAAACGGTAGGAGCCGACGAGGAATACGCTTTCAGCCTATTGGAGCCGCAGCTTAAAGAAGGTTTTAAGGATAAAAATGTCGAAGATATTCTAGGTATGAGGTTTAAGGAAGAAAAGCAAATATCGTACAAATTTAAAAAAAGAATTATAATAACTATAACTGCAGCTATAGTTATTATAATTTTGTCTTTTGCGTCCATGAAGGTTTTTGAATTTTTTAAGTTTAAACATCGGGGTTTAGCCGTTACTTCATTTCGTTTGTCCCCAAAAATAGCGCCCGGCAGGCATCTAAAGAAAAGAAAAAAAAGTATTTTAAAATACGCCGTTATATTAAAAGGAAGTGTGACGAAAAAAACATGGGTTGCCGTCAGGATAGATGATAAAGGGCAAAAAACTTATATGTTATATCCTGGAGATGTCGAAACATGGAAGGCAAAAAAGGACATGAGGATTAAAATAGGAAACGCGGGCGGAATCCGCCTGAATTATAACGGAAAGAGTCTGGGAAAATTGGGCAAAGAAAAGGAAGTTATAACTTTAAATTTTCCCGCTAAGAGCAAAGAGGTCAACCCTGCCAACCCTAATCCAAAGAAGCAGAAAACTTCCCCCGCTTCAGGCTAA
- a CDS encoding tetratricopeptide repeat protein, translating to MFRLNNRLKLIYIILLITGLSAVLYGCGLSQVSETNKLKSNLYYKLGVGYYQNENYVKAMQEFIRAKKLNPYSAKNYNAIGMVYMMTHREGKAIINLKRAIDSDKKFSDAYYNLALIYIKKHNYKMAKINLKMALKNPFYNRPYNSYTQLARIYIKENKLEKAKKLLLISESLNKNYFLTYYYLGEFYFIKGRLNRGLFNFKKALSIDVFFIPAKYKEGIIYFKLKKYNKAKVIFNSIYKQYGSSEIGIKSFDYLKKIK from the coding sequence ATGTTTAGATTAAATAATCGTTTAAAATTAATTTATATAATCCTTTTAATAACAGGTTTATCCGCCGTATTATACGGTTGCGGGCTGTCCCAGGTTTCCGAGACGAATAAACTTAAATCAAACCTTTATTATAAGCTCGGTGTCGGGTATTATCAAAATGAAAACTATGTAAAGGCGATGCAGGAATTTATCAGAGCAAAGAAACTAAATCCGTATTCGGCAAAAAATTACAATGCTATCGGAATGGTTTATATGATGACGCATAGGGAGGGTAAAGCTATAATAAACTTGAAAAGGGCGATTGATTCAGATAAAAAATTTTCCGATGCGTATTATAACTTAGCGCTTATTTACATAAAAAAACATAACTATAAAATGGCTAAAATCAACCTAAAAATGGCATTGAAAAACCCGTTTTATAATCGGCCTTATAATAGCTATACCCAGCTTGCAAGAATTTACATTAAGGAAAATAAATTAGAAAAGGCAAAAAAATTGCTATTGATTTCAGAGTCATTGAATAAAAACTATTTTCTAACTTATTATTATCTTGGAGAATTTTATTTTATCAAAGGGAGATTAAATCGCGGTTTATTTAATTTCAAGAAGGCTTTAAGCATAGATGTATTTTTTATTCCCGCAAAATATAAAGAAGGCATAATATATTTTAAACTTAAAAAATATAATAAAGCAAAAGTAATTTTTAATTCTATTTACAAACAATACGGGAGCAGCGAGATTGGGATAAAATCGTTTGATTATTTAAAAAAAATTAAATAA
- a CDS encoding sugar kinase: protein MAVTVVGSVALDNVETPFKKMNNILGGSASFFSLSSSFLTDVKIIGVIGDDFNQTYLDIFKDKSIDITGLKTEKGTTFHWEGRYGYDLSDPETLETDLGVFSSFKPVVPHSFKNDTLFLANIDPDIQFDVLSQMNSPKLIALDTMNFWIERKREKLIKVIEKSDIFIINESEARLLTGESSIFLAAKAIHNFGAKILILKRGAYGATMFLDDHFFIVPAYPLEDIKDPTGAGDSFAGGFLGYIDNTGDMSFENLKKALVFGNIMASFAVEDFSVDRLLAIKMDEIKDRFKKFRDMTYFGELSL, encoded by the coding sequence ATGGCTGTAACTGTTGTCGGTTCTGTAGCTTTAGATAATGTCGAAACGCCGTTTAAGAAGATGAATAATATTCTCGGCGGTTCGGCCTCGTTTTTTTCCCTGTCGTCCTCGTTTCTCACCGATGTGAAAATAATAGGGGTAATAGGCGACGATTTTAATCAAACATATTTAGATATTTTTAAGGACAAGTCAATCGATATTACCGGTTTGAAGACGGAAAAGGGGACGACTTTCCACTGGGAAGGGAGATACGGATACGACCTGTCAGACCCAGAAACATTAGAAACGGACCTCGGGGTTTTTTCTTCTTTTAAACCGGTGGTGCCTCATAGCTTTAAAAATGACACGCTCTTTCTTGCCAACATAGACCCTGATATTCAGTTTGATGTTTTAAGCCAGATGAATTCGCCAAAATTGATTGCTCTCGATACTATGAATTTTTGGATTGAAAGAAAAAGAGAAAAACTTATCAAAGTAATCGAAAAATCCGATATTTTTATTATAAACGAGTCGGAAGCAAGGCTTTTGACGGGTGAGTCGTCCATATTTTTAGCCGCTAAAGCCATACATAATTTTGGGGCAAAAATATTAATCTTAAAAAGGGGGGCTTACGGAGCCACAATGTTTTTAGACGACCATTTCTTTATTGTTCCCGCTTACCCTTTAGAAGACATTAAAGACCCGACCGGGGCGGGCGATTCATTTGCGGGGGGTTTTTTGGGGTATATAGATAACACCGGCGATATGTCGTTCGAAAATTTAAAAAAGGCTCTTGTTTTCGGAAACATTATGGCTTCTTTTGCCGTCGAGGATTTTTCGGTGGACAGGCTATTGGCAATAAAAATGGACGAGATTAAGGACAGGTTTAAGAAGTTTAGGGATATGACATATTTCGGAGAGCTTTCACTTTAA
- the mtnP gene encoding S-methyl-5'-thioadenosine phosphorylase, whose translation MNESKDVLGIIGGSGLYHMDGLKNIKEESFDTPFGSPSDKLVFGEIDGKELVFIPRHGKGHRILPSEINYAANIYALKAAGVKKIISVSAVGSLKRGIKPGDMVIIDQFFDFTKNRKNTFFGDGLVAHVSMAEPVCPHLRKVVVNSCKSLGMPYHDKGTYFCIEGPQFSTKAESFFYKSGNFDVIGMTNATEAKLAKEAELCYATIAMSTDYDCWHEEEDNVSADMILKILNENAQKAKNIIKEAVKIMNFEERECECGSSLKQAVVTAKNDVPKRTLERLAIFNLYGK comes from the coding sequence ATGAATGAAAGTAAAGATGTATTGGGAATAATCGGCGGCAGCGGATTATACCATATGGACGGGTTAAAAAATATAAAGGAGGAGTCTTTTGACACGCCGTTCGGCAGTCCTTCGGATAAATTGGTTTTCGGAGAAATAGACGGGAAAGAGCTTGTCTTTATCCCAAGGCATGGAAAAGGGCACAGAATTTTGCCTTCGGAGATAAATTATGCCGCGAATATTTATGCGCTTAAGGCGGCAGGGGTTAAAAAAATTATATCCGTTAGCGCGGTCGGAAGCCTTAAGAGAGGTATTAAGCCAGGCGATATGGTTATTATCGACCAATTTTTCGATTTCACAAAGAACAGAAAGAATACCTTTTTCGGAGATGGCTTGGTTGCGCATGTTTCGATGGCCGAACCCGTTTGTCCGCACTTAAGAAAAGTTGTGGTAAATTCGTGTAAATCTTTGGGGATGCCTTACCATGATAAAGGGACATATTTTTGCATCGAAGGTCCGCAATTTTCCACAAAAGCGGAATCTTTTTTCTATAAAAGCGGCAATTTCGATGTCATAGGGATGACAAATGCGACGGAGGCTAAACTCGCCAAAGAAGCCGAACTTTGTTATGCCACGATTGCTATGTCAACGGATTACGATTGCTGGCACGAGGAGGAAGACAATGTCAGCGCCGATATGATACTTAAGATTCTTAACGAAAATGCCCAAAAGGCTAAAAATATAATTAAAGAAGCGGTTAAGATAATGAACTTTGAAGAAAGGGAGTGTGAATGTGGGTCGTCCCTTAAGCAGGCGGTAGTTACCGCAAAAAACGATGTTCCGAAAAGGACATTGGAAAGGCTTGCTATTTTTAATTTATACGGGAAGTGA
- a CDS encoding threonylcarbamoyl-AMP synthase, whose amino-acid sequence MKIYSQNSLTENDYIDIGKHLSSSGILIYPTETSYAIGANALDNAAVKMIYDIKGRDFTKPLPVLVKDLNMLINIAYVGRQEEDIISKFWPGPLTILFKSKISGKYLFTSDSEFVGARISPHPFPEMLFNKIDFPITATSANISGEDSLADFESIKRVSKGFEEKIVLIDGGELTGGASTIIRIEKKKVIMVREGDNNTKERLVCYMKNKKIL is encoded by the coding sequence ATGAAAATATATAGCCAGAACAGTTTAACCGAAAATGATTATATAGATATCGGGAAACACTTAAGTTCATCCGGCATTTTGATTTATCCGACCGAAACATCATACGCAATAGGGGCTAATGCTCTTGACAACGCTGCGGTAAAAATGATTTACGATATTAAAGGAAGGGATTTTACAAAACCGCTTCCCGTATTAGTTAAAGATTTAAATATGTTGATTAATATAGCTTATGTCGGCAGGCAGGAAGAGGATATTATTTCAAAATTTTGGCCGGGACCTTTAACTATACTTTTTAAGTCTAAAATAAGCGGCAAATATTTGTTTACTTCTGATTCGGAATTTGTCGGGGCGAGGATTTCGCCGCACCCTTTTCCCGAAATGCTGTTTAACAAAATAGACTTTCCGATAACCGCGACAAGCGCGAATATTTCGGGAGAAGATAGTTTAGCGGATTTCGAAAGCATAAAAAGGGTTTCCAAGGGATTTGAAGAAAAAATTGTGCTGATAGACGGCGGAGAACTTACAGGGGGCGCATCTACGATAATAAGAATCGAAAAAAAGAAAGTTATAATGGTGAGAGAAGGCGATAATAATACAAAGGAACGGTTAGTCTGCTATATGAAAAACAAAAAAATTTTATAA
- the purE gene encoding 5-(carboxyamino)imidazole ribonucleotide mutase, which yields MEVLIIVGSKNDLTEMEGAVQVLKKFDTAFEIHVSSAHRSLKRTIGLIESAEKSGTKVIIAAAGMSAHLPGVIAALTVIPVIGVPLNSSALNGLDSLLSIVQMPSGIPVATTAIGKSGATNAALLAVSILAVNNAGLTEKLKKYRKEMEESVIEADNELNSKSARQV from the coding sequence ATGGAAGTTTTAATTATCGTAGGGTCTAAGAACGATTTAACCGAGATGGAGGGGGCGGTTCAGGTATTAAAAAAGTTTGATACCGCCTTTGAAATTCATGTTTCATCCGCGCACAGGTCGCTTAAAAGAACTATCGGGCTGATAGAATCTGCCGAAAAAAGCGGCACCAAGGTAATTATAGCGGCTGCAGGGATGAGCGCTCATCTCCCCGGAGTCATAGCCGCTTTAACCGTAATCCCTGTTATCGGCGTCCCTCTTAATTCTTCCGCCCTGAACGGCCTCGATAGTTTGCTGTCCATTGTCCAAATGCCTTCGGGCATTCCTGTGGCAACTACCGCCATCGGTAAAAGTGGGGCAACAAATGCCGCCCTTTTAGCAGTTTCCATTCTTGCCGTTAATAATGCGGGCTTAACTGAAAAACTTAAAAAATACAGAAAAGAAATGGAAGAATCCGTCATCGAGGCGGATAACGAACTAAATTCAAAGTCGGCCCGCCAGGTCTGA
- the purH gene encoding bifunctional phosphoribosylaminoimidazolecarboxamide formyltransferase/IMP cyclohydrolase translates to MLKKRYALISVYDKTGVVELATHLEIDGYTVIATGNTYNTLKSAGITDLKRIDEITNFPEIMDGRVKTLHPVIFGGILSIRDNENHIEDMKKNNISPIDFVVVNLYPFKEMKDKDITFEEKLEFIDIGGVSLIRAAAKNFRHVSVATSPAYYPDIIEFLKNKQEIPQEIKKVFAYEAFKLTAEYDSEISNFLGSKKEKKDVVFKGELNLNLKKLSPLRYGENPHQKAAFYEAEFEEDLKEIAANEQKRDDYPAFKKISGKDISYNNLLDIDSTFNIIRDFYAADDWFSVIVKHTNPCGAALSKTSLKDAFLKARKTDEISSYGGIIGFNKKVDKETALEIKPFFVEIILAPGYSRDAIEILKTKKNTIIVEYFTDYILKRDKFSLRSASGGVLVQEKDDAPENTLSFKTVTDKKVDDYLLNDLIFAWKIAKHVKSNAIVYAKDCVTMGIGAGQMSRIDSAKFAYQKMKDSYGDVRGFVMASDGFFPFKDSVEYAGKIGVIGIIEPGGSIRDDEVISEADKLNIPMIFTNIRHFKH, encoded by the coding sequence ATGCTCAAAAAAAGATATGCGCTTATATCCGTTTATGATAAAACAGGTGTTGTGGAACTTGCAACCCACCTCGAGATAGACGGTTATACCGTTATCGCGACAGGAAATACCTATAATACATTAAAATCTGCTGGAATAACGGATTTAAAAAGAATAGACGAGATAACAAATTTTCCCGAGATAATGGATGGAAGAGTTAAAACATTGCATCCCGTTATTTTTGGAGGAATTCTGTCAATCAGGGACAACGAAAACCATATAGAAGATATGAAAAAAAATAATATAAGCCCCATCGATTTCGTTGTCGTAAACCTGTATCCGTTTAAAGAAATGAAAGATAAAGATATAACATTCGAAGAAAAGCTTGAGTTTATCGATATAGGCGGCGTCTCTTTAATAAGGGCGGCGGCAAAGAACTTCAGGCATGTTTCGGTAGCGACAAGCCCTGCTTACTACCCTGATATAATAGAATTTCTTAAAAACAAACAGGAAATACCGCAAGAAATCAAAAAGGTGTTTGCATATGAGGCTTTTAAACTTACGGCAGAGTATGACAGTGAAATTTCCAATTTTTTAGGTTCAAAAAAAGAAAAAAAGGATGTAGTTTTTAAAGGAGAGTTGAATCTGAATCTTAAAAAATTATCGCCTTTAAGATACGGTGAAAATCCCCACCAAAAAGCCGCATTTTACGAGGCGGAGTTTGAAGAAGATTTAAAGGAAATTGCAGCAAACGAACAAAAGAGGGACGATTACCCCGCTTTCAAAAAGATCTCGGGAAAAGATATCTCATATAATAACCTGTTAGATATAGATTCAACCTTCAATATAATAAGGGATTTTTATGCAGCGGACGATTGGTTCTCCGTAATCGTGAAACATACCAACCCTTGCGGAGCCGCATTAAGTAAAACATCTTTAAAAGATGCATTCCTTAAGGCAAGAAAGACCGACGAGATTTCATCTTACGGAGGGATAATAGGTTTTAATAAGAAGGTGGATAAAGAAACCGCCCTCGAAATCAAGCCGTTTTTTGTTGAAATTATTTTAGCCCCGGGTTATAGCAGGGATGCCATAGAAATTTTAAAAACCAAGAAAAATACGATAATCGTCGAGTATTTTACCGATTATATTCTTAAAAGAGATAAATTTTCTTTACGGAGCGCTTCGGGCGGGGTTCTTGTTCAGGAAAAAGACGATGCGCCGGAAAATACGCTTTCTTTTAAAACGGTTACGGATAAAAAGGTGGACGATTATTTATTAAACGACCTGATTTTTGCGTGGAAGATTGCAAAACATGTCAAATCCAATGCCATAGTTTATGCGAAAGATTGCGTTACCATGGGAATCGGGGCAGGACAGATGTCGAGAATAGACAGCGCTAAATTTGCTTATCAAAAAATGAAAGATTCTTACGGGGATGTCAGGGGTTTCGTTATGGCTTCGGACGGATTTTTTCCATTTAAGGATTCCGTGGAATATGCTGGTAAGATAGGAGTTATCGGGATAATAGAACCTGGGGGGTCAATCAGGGATGACGAGGTTATCTCCGAGGCGGATAAATTAAATATCCCGATGATATTTACAAACATAAGGCATTTTAAACACTGA
- the purD gene encoding phosphoribosylamine--glycine ligase, with product MKILIIGSGGRESAIIHAVRNSRIDTEVYCAPGNGGTLDNAENIMIKQDDISGLVDFAKNNKIDLTIVGPEIPLSLGIVDEFTANGLKIFGPNKKASLLESSKEYAKDFLKRNSIKTADYRSFTDFTCASNFVLKKPHPLVIKASGLAAGKGVFISNSVEDSKSILDSIFNKNIFGESGETVIVEDYLDGFELSYMVITDGISYKPLATSMDYKKILDGDNGENTGGMGAVSPNPFVSRDLEDKINKTIIEPALEGLKKEGVDYKGVLYAGVMIKGGDVYVLEFNVRFGDPETQAILIRLKSDIIDLFLSVINENLKDYTLEFDDNKSICLVLSSLGYPKDYKTGYEISFGNLPNLCRDNSADYYIFHAGTKKINEKYYTDGGRVLNVCVKGKTQGIVDKAYEIAKNIKFENKYYRNDIGKSLFK from the coding sequence ATGAAAATTCTTATTATAGGTTCAGGCGGAAGGGAAAGCGCCATAATTCATGCCGTTAGAAATTCAAGGATTGATACCGAAGTGTATTGCGCCCCCGGCAATGGCGGTACATTAGATAATGCCGAAAATATAATGATAAAGCAGGATGACATAAGCGGTCTTGTTGATTTTGCAAAAAATAACAAAATAGATTTAACGATAGTAGGTCCTGAAATACCCCTGTCTCTGGGGATAGTCGATGAATTTACGGCAAACGGCCTGAAGATATTCGGTCCGAATAAAAAAGCATCCCTTTTGGAATCCTCTAAGGAATACGCCAAAGATTTCCTTAAAAGAAATTCCATAAAAACAGCGGATTACCGGTCATTTACGGATTTTACCTGCGCATCAAACTTTGTCCTGAAAAAACCTCATCCTTTAGTTATTAAGGCGAGCGGGCTTGCCGCCGGAAAAGGGGTTTTTATTTCCAACAGCGTTGAGGATTCCAAAAGTATCTTAGATTCTATTTTTAATAAAAATATTTTCGGGGAAAGCGGAGAAACGGTCATTGTCGAAGATTACTTAGACGGCTTCGAGCTTTCGTATATGGTAATTACCGACGGTATTTCTTATAAGCCTCTCGCCACCAGCATGGACTATAAAAAGATATTAGACGGGGATAATGGCGAAAATACCGGAGGAATGGGGGCCGTTTCTCCTAATCCATTCGTTTCGAGAGATTTGGAGGATAAAATTAATAAAACCATAATAGAACCTGCTTTGGAAGGGCTTAAGAAGGAAGGCGTGGATTATAAGGGCGTATTATATGCAGGGGTTATGATAAAAGGCGGCGATGTTTATGTTCTCGAATTTAATGTCAGGTTTGGAGACCCCGAAACCCAGGCGATACTCATAAGGCTTAAATCTGATATAATAGATCTGTTTCTAAGCGTGATAAATGAAAATTTAAAAGACTATACGCTTGAGTTTGACGACAATAAATCTATTTGTCTTGTTTTATCATCACTGGGCTATCCGAAAGATTATAAAACCGGCTACGAGATTTCATTCGGCAATTTGCCTAATCTATGCAGGGATAACAGCGCGGATTATTATATTTTTCATGCCGGAACAAAAAAAATAAACGAAAAATATTACACAGACGGCGGCAGGGTTTTAAATGTTTGCGTTAAAGGCAAAACGCAAGGCATCGTGGACAAGGCTTACGAAATTGCAAAAAATATAAAATTTGAAAATAAATATTATCGAAACGATATAGGGAAATCGCTTTTTAAATAA
- a CDS encoding SIS domain-containing protein — MEHLIIERFSDAQRLLELTASDREAIKTISKISRAIEGAYKNGGKIFIAGNGGSAADAQHIAAELVSRFYKERRALPAESLTVNTSNLTAIANDYDFSKIFSRQLEANGRKGDIFWGISTSGNSKNIISAIIKAKELDMKIIGFTGKDGGEMANMCDFIIKIPSKDTPRIQENHILIAHIICEIVELAFE, encoded by the coding sequence ATGGAACATTTAATAATAGAAAGATTTAGCGATGCGCAAAGGCTTTTGGAATTAACGGCCTCGGACAGGGAGGCTATAAAGACGATAAGCAAAATATCCAGAGCCATCGAAGGCGCCTATAAAAACGGCGGAAAAATTTTTATTGCGGGAAACGGCGGTTCGGCCGCCGACGCCCAACACATAGCCGCAGAACTTGTCTCAAGGTTTTACAAAGAAAGAAGGGCGCTTCCCGCGGAAAGCCTTACCGTTAATACTTCCAATTTAACCGCAATTGCCAACGATTATGATTTTTCCAAGATATTTTCGAGGCAATTAGAGGCAAACGGCCGCAAAGGAGATATATTCTGGGGCATATCGACATCGGGAAACTCGAAAAACATAATATCGGCTATTATAAAAGCTAAAGAACTCGATATGAAGATTATCGGTTTTACGGGAAAAGACGGCGGCGAAATGGCAAATATGTGCGACTTTATAATAAAAATTCCTTCCAAGGACACGCCGAGAATACAGGAAAACCACATTCTAATCGCCCATATTATATGCGAGATAGTCGAGCTTGCTTTCGAATAA
- the argS gene encoding arginine--tRNA ligase, with product MDIFKENLISFIIPFIKEKNKQDIDPQEAEKLIKTPPDSSYGDYSVASYYLTKYGFKGKAEDAASELLNYAQANFEQIKDFFNKIEIKGPYVNFFVHKEKFIGVIVKNVLKHNSNYGRGLPRKPEKVIIDFSSPNIAKPFGVGHLRSTVIGMSLANIYEFCGYNVLKINYLGDFGTQFGKLITAFCVFKKGFPLSEFKEKPIEFLYRLYVQYHKEIEDPSSRRTDAREKIEEWGEEGKIKPVLGAAMSWYAFLEMDARTRFKKLEFAMGKSGKGIEDFLKDSEERGGAANTNLDANLSGVGGGEENPSEIYDKYTAAINIDSINPAYCDRLCGYENSNGEGELILWKLFRELSINEFKRIYSILGISFDVYEGESLSAEFAGEIVKILSESGLASESEGAVIVPLEDIKIPALIAKSDGTSLYFSRDIVTAILRMAKFRYDKMIYVVGSEQSLHFNQLISAFALLKKESGRFEKYPPLQKYIAGIGGRLVHVKFGRIIGMSTRKGNLVFLEDYINEAKAKAMEKLSERTNVSGMDAEIGLSQELKEEAALKIGLGAVIFNDLKTRRNMDVNFNWDNVLSFEGQTGPYLQYTASRINSLISRLTKGGGNGASPAENGTNDTAFNAFAGIKEAGTPSDNTFSVSEKDNDFNEIYLIAKQISIFKDSIETALNLNEPSIISSYILELASLFNKYYQNYRLIGRDYEYIKPRLYLLAAIKIVLINALKLLCVPILEKM from the coding sequence ATGGATATTTTTAAAGAAAACTTAATTTCGTTTATTATACCGTTTATTAAAGAAAAAAATAAGCAGGATATTGACCCGCAAGAGGCCGAAAAACTTATTAAAACCCCGCCGGACAGTTCTTACGGAGATTATTCCGTTGCCTCTTATTATTTAACCAAATACGGTTTTAAAGGCAAAGCCGAGGATGCCGCTTCGGAACTTCTAAATTATGCGCAGGCTAATTTTGAGCAAATAAAAGATTTCTTTAACAAGATAGAAATAAAAGGTCCTTATGTTAATTTTTTTGTCCATAAAGAAAAATTTATCGGGGTTATCGTAAAAAATGTTTTAAAGCATAACAGCAACTACGGAAGAGGGCTCCCCCGCAAACCCGAAAAGGTTATTATAGACTTTTCGTCCCCGAATATAGCAAAACCTTTTGGGGTAGGACACCTGAGGTCAACCGTCATAGGAATGAGCCTTGCCAACATTTATGAATTTTGCGGGTATAATGTCTTAAAAATAAACTATCTCGGTGATTTTGGAACCCAGTTCGGCAAATTGATTACGGCATTCTGCGTTTTCAAAAAAGGGTTTCCGTTAAGCGAATTTAAAGAAAAGCCGATAGAATTTCTTTACAGGCTGTATGTTCAATATCATAAAGAAATAGAAGACCCTTCTTCTCGAAGAACGGATGCCCGCGAAAAAATAGAGGAATGGGGAGAGGAAGGGAAAATAAAGCCCGTCCTGGGCGCGGCTATGTCGTGGTATGCTTTTTTGGAAATGGATGCGCGGACAAGATTTAAAAAATTGGAATTTGCTATGGGCAAAAGCGGGAAAGGAATCGAAGATTTTTTAAAAGATAGCGAAGAAAGAGGGGGCGCGGCTAATACGAATTTGGATGCAAATCTTTCCGGCGTCGGGGGCGGCGAAGAGAACCCGTCCGAAATTTATGATAAATATACTGCGGCCATAAATATAGATTCTATAAATCCTGCCTATTGCGACAGACTCTGCGGATATGAAAATAGCAACGGCGAGGGTGAGTTAATCTTGTGGAAACTGTTCAGGGAACTTAGTATAAACGAATTTAAGCGCATATATTCTATTCTTGGCATATCATTCGATGTTTACGAGGGGGAGTCCCTGAGCGCGGAATTTGCCGGCGAAATCGTAAAAATTTTGTCGGAAAGCGGGCTGGCATCGGAAAGCGAAGGCGCCGTCATAGTGCCTTTGGAAGATATAAAAATCCCCGCTCTAATTGCGAAAAGCGACGGGACATCCCTGTATTTTTCGAGGGATATAGTTACGGCTATTTTAAGGATGGCGAAATTTCGCTACGACAAGATGATTTATGTCGTCGGTTCGGAACAATCCCTTCATTTCAACCAGCTTATCTCTGCTTTTGCGCTACTGAAAAAGGAATCGGGCAGGTTTGAAAAATACCCGCCGCTGCAAAAATATATTGCAGGTATAGGCGGCAGGCTCGTCCATGTTAAGTTCGGCAGGATAATCGGCATGTCCACCAGAAAAGGCAACCTTGTGTTTTTAGAGGATTATATCAACGAAGCGAAAGCGAAAGCTATGGAGAAATTAAGCGAAAGGACGAATGTTTCCGGCATGGATGCGGAAATAGGACTATCGCAGGAATTAAAGGAAGAAGCGGCGCTTAAAATAGGTCTGGGCGCCGTAATATTCAACGACTTAAAAACCAGGCGCAATATGGATGTCAACTTTAACTGGGATAATGTTTTATCCTTCGAGGGGCAGACAGGGCCGTATCTTCAATATACGGCGTCAAGGATAAACAGCCTTATAAGCCGGCTAACCAAAGGGGGCGGCAACGGCGCAAGTCCCGCAGAAAACGGCACAAACGATACGGCGTTTAATGCTTTTGCCGGTATTAAGGAAGCCGGAACTCCGTCAGACAACACATTTTCCGTATCCGAAAAGGATAACGACTTTAATGAAATATATCTTATCGCCAAGCAGATTTCCATTTTTAAAGACAGCATAGAAACAGCGTTAAATTTAAACGAACCGTCTATTATAAGTTCATATATTCTGGAATTAGCGTCCCTTTTTAACAAATATTATCAAAATTACAGGCTGATAGGCCGGGATTACGAATACATTAAACCCCGCCTTTATCTGCTGGCGGCAATTAAGATAGTTTTAATCAATGCCTTAAAACTTCTTTGCGTGCCGATTCTTGAAAAAATGTAA